From the Toxoplasma gondii ME49 chromosome VIIa, whole genome shotgun sequence genome, one window contains:
- a CDS encoding hypothetical protein (encoded by transcript TGME49_201860~Signal peptide predicted by SignalP 2.0 HMM (probability 0.998) with cleavage site probability 0.871 at residue 29~Predicted trans-membrane domain (TMHMM2.0):9-32), with amino-acid sequence MAKLHSLSRAASLFVVLALLALATTCVLSLNVDEADAALDETGAPSFTQEDAEALADNLDEDENDSAVEHEEFDSNEERESDSAVNEPEDASFIEDGDQAAMEEDDFDFEGMNDEQAQELANSLTGEDREAFLDMWEEHKANSAGEDVDAAGAFAEL; translated from the exons ATGGCAAAACTCCACTCTTTGTCGCGGGCCGCTTCGCTCTTTGTGGTCCTCGCCCTCCTGGCCCTCGCGACCACCTGCGTTTTGAGTTTGAACGttgacgaagcagacgcggcACTCGACGAAACTGGAGCTCCCAGCTTCACGCAGGAAGACGCCGAGGCTCTTGCTGACAATCtggacgaagacgaaaacgactCAGCTGTGGAGCATGAAGAATTCGACTCAAACGAGGAACGCGAATCCGATTCTGCTGTGAATGAACCCGAGGACGCGTCTTTTATTGAG GACGGAGACCAAGCTGCGATGGAGGAAGATGATTTCGACTTCGAGGGAATGAATGACGAGCAAGCGCAGGAGCTCGCAAACTCCCTCACCGGCGAGGACCGGGAAGCCTTCCTTGACATGTGGGAGGAGCACAAGGCGAACAGCGCGGGCGAAGATGTGGATGCGGCAGGTGCTTTCGCTGAACTCTAA
- a CDS encoding WD domain, G-beta repeat-containing protein (encoded by transcript TGME49_201850): MTEMERVQPSRIDQPLTTWRTGHDVRPVDSFLQGRARVIQLPLCCQSCHFSPFRPDLLAVATAELFGIAGAGRLHVFSISNGTFLHSPEVQDKAAPSWQRSLPLPEGAVGNPWTTTHFEIASMGTSDAITDCAWSESNEYVIAAACGDGVTRLWDFRSQKADLTQIRGNNAGASDVAARSAVELRGHRAEVCGVDWSTLDRQLLLSSSWDGKAMMWDVLHLACVCVLPHSECVYAASFSPRRRNVVASVSADGRLRLFDLNSPPPPNTVAGPNFLGRHHGTLVCDQEAHGGCEVLCFDWSKYHENEIFTGGSNGSVRLWDLRAMAKGPLMDMAGIHKLAVRDLKCSPFSGDVLATASYDTNVKVTSIARRLQTGFLEKTETQGSVGASLSKESFTTAQQKVFSHHAEFVMGIDWSLFQPHFIASASWDRHTCLWSPLGDELQYPPLIRRNARQ, translated from the coding sequence ATGACCGAAATGGAGAGAGTACAGCCGAGCAGGATTGATCAACCGTTGACAACGTGGCGCACGGGCCACGACGTTCGTCCTGTTGACAGTTTCTTACAGGGGAGGGCCAGAGTCATACAGCTACCGCTTTGTTGCCAATCATGCcatttttctcctttccgtcCGGACTTGCTCGCAGTCGCGACGGCGGAGTTGTTTGGTATTGCTGGTGCTGGGCGTCTCCACGTTTTTTCAATTTCAAATGGTACCTTCTTGCATTCGCCAGAAGTCCAGGACAAGGCAGCCCCGTCGTGGCAGCGCTCTTTACCCCTGCCCGAAGGAGCTGTTGGAAACCCATGGACTACGACACACTTCGAAATAGCCTCTATGGGTACAAGCGATGCAATAACTGACTGCGCGTGGTCCGAAAGCAACGAATATGTCATTGCAGCAGCGTGTGGAGATGGAGTGACGAGGTTGTGGGATTTTCGTAGTCAGAAAGCAGACTTGACGCAGATACGTGGCAACAACGCAGGAGCTTCTGACGTGGCTGCTCGTAGTGCGGTCGAACTCCGCGGGCACAGAGCTGAAGTATGTGGCGTTGACTGGTCAACATTAGATCGTCAGCTTCTATTGTCGTCTTCCTGGGATGGCAAGGCTATGATGTGGGATGTTCTACACCttgcatgtgtgtgcgtcCTGCCTCATTCAGAGTGTGTGTACGCAGCGTCATTCTCTCCCCGAAGAAGGAATGTTGTCGCGTCCGTCAGTGCTGATGgccgtctgcgtctgttcGACCTGAActcgccgcctccacctAACACGGTGGCGGGTCCGAATTTTTTGGGAAGGCACCACGGAACACTCGTGTGCGATCAGGAAGCTCACGGGGGCTGCGAGGTCCTCTGTTTCGACTGGTCTAAGTACCACGAGAACGAGATTTTCACTGGAGGCTCTAACGGCAGCGTCCGACTCTGGGATTTGCGTGCCATGGCAAAAGGGCCACTCATGGATATGGCCGGGATACACAAACTCGCTGTTCGTGACTTGAAATGCAGTCCATTTTCCGGTGACGTACTAGCAACTGCTTCGTACGACACCAACGTGAAAGTCACATCCATAGCACGGCGTCTGCAGACGGGGTTTCTAGAAAAAACTGAAACGCAGGGCAGCGTTGGCGCAAGTCTCTCAAAGGAATCGTTTACCACTGCCCAACAGAAGGTCTTCAGCCACCATGCCGAGTTCGTCATGGGCATTGACTGGTCACTCTTCCAGCCTCATTTTATTGCCTCAGCATCGTGGGATAGGCACACATGCCTTTGGTCGCCACTGGGGGATGAACTTCAGTACCCGCCATTGATTCGCCGAAACGCCAGGCAATAA
- the ASP1 gene encoding aspartyl protease ASP1 (encoded by transcript TGME49_201840~Product name based on PMID:17547703.~Predicted trans-membrane domain (TMHMM2.0):106-129), translated as MSPSSRFRNLVSVDSSSQDFGKRSSLYASLLDSASVSSLPGICSAAEDRDVEDESWKDPSSSSHCAKTEGGACAFPRLNQVLSSLRDPMGVFSRAKRRRSLGKAVGLSTSVICVVALFGIVCLCLYGLVNFSFTSVETSPLDDPRNSPVMGELGNPQASTPSSARADTPARHDRQNQMFSPWSVQNEQFLGEDSDALPHAGPLFRSGVMVMPLRKMKSLRQIGWDKNTITVPDLQAHLVAALRMQEGLSKKDDGNLSGLSNGDDISIHDYMNSQYYTEIYVGSPGQKVRVVVDTGSSDLWVCSASCGILCMMHKTYNHGKSDTYHADGTPYHVQYASGPVGGFLSADDVALASLKTKNFLLAEAVDLKGLGTAFFFGKFDGILGMGFPSLATKGLKPFMQAAVEQNVVKNWVFAFYLASANGVDGELAIGGVDQERFIGDINFSPVVDSRYWMINTKGLKSDGDLIAPTTKMIIDSGTSLIVGPLDEVKRIATMMGAFSVPLMPEGMFFISCEKAKVLRDLQLEIEGQDYPIKIKDLLISASAAAGTPCLFGMMGLKALEGGRPTPQKNGFGIFPPSQLVASAKGPIGRTWILGDLFMRNVYTVFDYDNKQIGFARLKN; from the exons atgtctccgtcgtcgcgGTTCCGTAATCTCGTCAGCGTCGATTCGTCTTCGCAAGACTTTGGAAAGCGATCCTCCTTGTATGCCTCGTTGCTTGACTCTGcatccgtttcttctcttcctggcATTTGCTCGGCTGCTGAGGATCGCGATGTCGAAGACGAGTCCTGGAAGGATCCATCGAGTTCTTCGCATTGCGCGAAGACCGAAGGTGGCGCGTGTGCGTTTCCCCGTCTCAATCAAGTTCTGTCTTCGCTGAGAGATCCTATGGGCGTGTTCAGCCGTGCAAAAAGACGTCGCAGCCTTGGCAAGGCTGTCGGGCTGTCGACTTCCGTGATCTGCGTCGTTGCACTCTTCGGCATCGTGTGCTTGTGTCTCTACGGCTTGGTGAATTTTTCCTTCACTTCTGTGGAGACCTCCCCACTTGACGACCCAAGAAACAGTCCTGTGATGGGAGAACTGGGTAACCCGCAGGCTTCCACCCCGTCTTCCGCACGAGCAGACACGCCAGCACGACACGACAGACAGAACCAGATGTTTTCTCCCTGGAGTGTCCAGAACGAGCAGTTTCTCGGGGAGGACTCTGATGCTTTGCCTCACGCAGGCCCTCTCTTCCGCAGTG GAGTGATGGTGATGCCTCTGCGGAAAATGAAATCTCTGCGCCAGATCGGGTGGGACAAAAACACCATAACTGTGCCAGATTTGCAGGCGCATCTGGTTGCCgctctgcgcatgcaggaaggTCTGTCCAAAAAGGACGATGGGAATTTGTCGGGCCTCTCCAATGGCGACGACATCAGCATTCATGATTACATGAATTCGCAGTACTACACGGAAATCTATGTGGG GTCTCCGGGCCAGAAGGTTCGGGTCGTTGTCGACACAGGAAGCAGCGACTTGTGGGTCTGCAGCGCCTCGTGTGGGATCCTCTGTATGATGCACAAAACGTACAACCATGGGAAATCTGACACGTACCACGCAGATGGCACGCCGTACCACGTTCAG TATGCATCAGGACCCGTGGgcggcttcctctctgcggaCGACGTGGCTCTAGCGTCTTTGAAAACGAAGAACTTTCTGCTTGCGGAGGCAGTGGATCTGAAGGGTTTGGGCACAGCTTTCTTTTTCGGGAAGTTTGACGGCATCCTGG GGATGGGCTTTCCCAGTCTGGCCACGAAAGGCCTGAAGCCCTTCATGCAGGCTGCTGTCGAGCAGAATGTCGTAAAAAATTGGGTCTTCGCTTTTTATCTCG CGTCGGCAAATGGAGTGGATGGAGAGCTGGCCATCGGCGGAGTGGATCAAGAGCGGTTCATCGGTGACATCAATTTCTCGCCAGTCGTCGATTCGCGCTACTGGATGATCAACACAAAGGGCCTgaaaagcgacggagacCTCATCGCGCCGACCACGAAG ATGATCATCGACAGCGGAACGTCTCTGATTGTAGGACCTCTGGACGAAGTGAAGAGGATTGCCACTATGATGGGAGCGTTCAGTGTGCCTTTAATGCCAGAAG GTATGTTCTTCATTTCgtgcgagaaggcgaaggtaCTTCGAGATCTGCAACTTGAGATCGAAGGGCAGGACTACCCAATCAAAATCAAAGATTTACTTATTTCA GCGAGCGCAGCCGCCGGAACGCCTTGCCTCTTCGGCATGATGGGCCTGAAAGCCTTAGAGGGTGGAAGGCCAACACCCCAGAAAAACGGTTTCGGAATATTCCCGCCTTCCCAACTAGTTGCCTCGGCAAAGGGGCCAATTGGCCGCACGTGGATTTTGGGGGACCTCTTTATGCGCAACGTTTACACGGTTTTCGACTACGACAACAAACAAATTGGCTTCGCCAGACTCAAGAACTGA
- a CDS encoding ribosomal protein L37 (encoded by transcript TGME49_201830) → MQPLHAALPWLRHRELFVFSHSLRCQFRRSHHNLGISTKAFRSTRISPRFFSRCRSMATLKPPLVTSPGWSVVARSRSVSLSTGRKSRSLSSAASGKLSALIPSVSSSPLVDSAAVPTSQQPELPATPAGGKDLATSCSPLHALPQPSSCQSAVRGNLFRNSAFAHSSHAGANAVSESKLPNLFRAGVLATSLQSTGGFSTKKARDLSRIVRPEAGVEARSHEGRPAGLVSVGFRAFPVTRAATQHSTFSRALRTSRSFSYLSLLPSHSCVSWSEQLVCGKEVPSSVACLHSAAETGSSRPAVTPNRSSIVMQPFRSAEVFQFLRKYIPPYQEKLCKQIAVSGMSDSGGSRRSLDAQTASYYPGPAVSQDTPKDHSSIKVTSFGVFPLFRLSFPRLSPKKKGAAAAAAQKTQTKGPAAGSGPAGADHVFNIFKDLPDHKILEDKHYPAWLFTLDKPEKTYGELAMTFLYGVGIENATLDEYLRFTRLHTKNLIKLNNMRLKKSKRSSVKPLFWDA, encoded by the exons atgcagccgttGCATGCGGCGCTTCCATGGCTCAGACACCGAGAATTGTTTGTGTTTTCGCACTCTCTGCGTTGTCAGTTTCGAAGAAGTCATCACAACTTGGGCATTAGCACCAAGGCTTTCCGAAGCACGCGAATTTCTCCCCGCTTCTTTTCACGGTGCAGATCCATGGCAACGCTGAAACCGCCTCTGGTAACGTCCCCCGGCTGGTCGGTTGTAGCCAGATCGAGGTCCGTTTCTCTTAGCACTGGTAGAAAAAGTCGTTCTTTGAGCTCGGCTGCTAGCGGAAAGTTGTCTGCTCTGattccttctgtctcgtcgtctcctcttgtTGATTCTGCCGCTGTGCCAACATCACAACAACCAGAGTTGCCTGCCACACCTGCAGGCGGCAAGGACTTGGCTACTTCATGTTCACCTCTCCACGCTTTGCCGCAGCCGTCTTCTTGCCAGTCTGCGGTTCGGGGAAACCTTTTCAGGAACTCTGCTTTTGCTCACTCGTCACACGCTGGAGCAAACGCTGTTTCGGAGTCGAAGCTCCCTAATCTATTCCGAGCTGGAGTTTTAGCCACGTCGCTTCAGTCGACAGGTGGTTTTTCAACGAAAAAGGCTCGCGATTTGTCTCGGATTGTTCGTCCAGAGGCTGGCGTCGAGGCAAGGTCGCACGAAGGGCGCCCAGCCGGCTTGGTTTCTGTCGGTTTTCGCGCTTTTCCCGTGACTCGCGCGGCCACGCAGCACTCCACGTTTTCCAGGGCGCTTCGAACCTCCAGATCGTTCTCTTATCTATCCCTGTTGCCTTCTCACTCGTGTGTTTCATGGAGTGAGCAACTTGTCTGCGGAAAGGAAGTCCCGTCCTCCGTTGCTTGCCTCCACTCTGCCGCCGAAACGGGCAGCTCGCGTCCCGCCGTTACCCCCAACCGTTCCAGCATTGTAATGCAACCTTTCCGATCTGCAGAAGTCTTCCAGTTTTTAAGGAAATACATCCCGCCCTATCAAGAAAAGCTCTGCAAGCAAATTGCGGTTTCTGGAATGTCAGACTCAGGAGGATCCCGGAGGAGTTTGGACGCTCAAACTGCGAGTTATTATCCCGGACCTGCGGTCTCCCAAGACACTCCGAAAGACCACTCTTCCATAAAGGTCACATCTTTTGGGGttttccccctttttcgGCTCTCCTTCCCGCGTCTGTCGCCGAAAAAAAAaggcgctgctgcagctgccgcacagaaaacgcagacgaagggGCCCGCAGCCGGCAGCGGCCCAGCTGGTGCCGACCACGTCTTCAACATTTTCAAGGATCTTCCGGACCACAAAATTCTTGAAGACAAACATTACCCTGCGTGGCTCTTCACTCTTGACAAACCCGAGAAAACCTACGGCGAACTGGCCATGACCTTCCTCTACGGCGTG GGTATTGAAAATGCGACGTTGGACGAGTACCTGCGGTTTACGCGGCTGCACACGAAGAACCTAATCAAACTGAACAACATGCGCCTGAAGAAATCCAAACGGAGCTCTGTGAAGCCGCTTTTCTGGGATGCCTAG